A single genomic interval of Coregonus clupeaformis isolate EN_2021a unplaced genomic scaffold, ASM2061545v1 scaf0411, whole genome shotgun sequence harbors:
- the LOC123484699 gene encoding NACHT, LRR and PYD domains-containing protein 1 homolog isoform X1, producing the protein MLVLVQDSTHWLQIEPLTSTVQGVTMFRHRTPKGRYECTVSGIRWVCERDVILKYHFRNWEPYSQLLKDMQYGQGGPLLDITMELGELEEVHLPHFVCLGTNPSLGNEMKIFHVEEHGVSFEEVHEVTRCHAKILHPKFSVISVILSYIFWWNIDVHCELMLYLTVKKEILIPRLYLFPSNPSQIQAVEQQEKSQGSSRVLITRPEQAFKLNSYFRLNIPCSTYINPQKIHLIHRDSTPSFFKAVLKMTGVDIEMELFGDDERIAWKKWYHKMNTSLPPIQQH; encoded by the exons ATGCTTGTCCTTGTTCAGGACTCCACACACTGGCTTCAGATTGAACCCTTGACTTCCACTGTCCAGGGAGTGACAATGTTCAG GCACAGGACACCCAAAGGGCGTTATGAGTGCACAGTGTCTGGGATCCgctgggtgtgtgagagagatgtcaTTCTGAAGTATCACTTCAGGAACTGGGAACCCTACAGTCAACTTCTGAAAGACATGCAGTACGGACAAGGTGGTCCATTGCTGGACATCACTATGGAGTTAGGTGAACTGGAGGAAGTTCATCTGCCACACTTTGTCTGTTTAG GGACCAACCCTTCCCTGGGGAATGAGATGAAGATTTTTCATGTAGAGGAACATGGAGTGTCTTTTGAGGAAGTGCATGAGGTCACCAGATGCCATGCTAAGATTCTCCATCCCAAGTTCTCAGTTATCTCTGTTATACTGAGCTATATCTTTTGGTGGAACATAGATGTCCACTGTGAGCTGATGCTCTATCTGACAGTGAAAAAGGAAATACTAATTCCACGCCTATACCTGTTCCCCAGTAACCCCAGCCAAATACAG GCTGTGGAACAACAGGAAAAGTCTCAAGGGTCTTCAAGGGTTCTCATCACAAGACCAGAGCAGGCCTTCAAACTGAATAGTTACTTCAGACTGAACATTCCCTGTTCTACCTACATCAATCCACAG aagATTCATCTCATACATAGAGACTCCACACCAAGCTTTTTCAAGGCGGTTTTGAAAATGACAGGGGTTGACATTGAGATGGAGTTATTCGGTGATGATGAGAGGATTGCATGGAAAAAGTGGTATCACAAA ATGAATACATCACTGCCACCCATTCAACAA
- the LOC123484699 gene encoding NACHT, LRR and PYD domains-containing protein 1 homolog isoform X2, which translates to MLVLVQDSTHWLQIEPLTSTVQGVTMFRHRTPKGRYECTVSGIRWVCERDVILKYHFRNWEPYSQLLKDMQYGQGGPLLDITMELGELEEVHLPHFVCLGTNPSLGNEMKIFHVEEHGVSFEEVHEVTRCHAKILHPKFSVISVILSYIFWWNIDVHCELMLYLTVKKEILIPRLYLFPSNPSQIQAVEQQEKSQGSSRVLITRPEQAFKLNSYFRLNIPCSTYINPQIHLIHRDSTPSFFKAVLKMTGVDIEMELFGDDERIAWKKWYHKMNTSLPPIQQH; encoded by the exons ATGCTTGTCCTTGTTCAGGACTCCACACACTGGCTTCAGATTGAACCCTTGACTTCCACTGTCCAGGGAGTGACAATGTTCAG GCACAGGACACCCAAAGGGCGTTATGAGTGCACAGTGTCTGGGATCCgctgggtgtgtgagagagatgtcaTTCTGAAGTATCACTTCAGGAACTGGGAACCCTACAGTCAACTTCTGAAAGACATGCAGTACGGACAAGGTGGTCCATTGCTGGACATCACTATGGAGTTAGGTGAACTGGAGGAAGTTCATCTGCCACACTTTGTCTGTTTAG GGACCAACCCTTCCCTGGGGAATGAGATGAAGATTTTTCATGTAGAGGAACATGGAGTGTCTTTTGAGGAAGTGCATGAGGTCACCAGATGCCATGCTAAGATTCTCCATCCCAAGTTCTCAGTTATCTCTGTTATACTGAGCTATATCTTTTGGTGGAACATAGATGTCCACTGTGAGCTGATGCTCTATCTGACAGTGAAAAAGGAAATACTAATTCCACGCCTATACCTGTTCCCCAGTAACCCCAGCCAAATACAG GCTGTGGAACAACAGGAAAAGTCTCAAGGGTCTTCAAGGGTTCTCATCACAAGACCAGAGCAGGCCTTCAAACTGAATAGTTACTTCAGACTGAACATTCCCTGTTCTACCTACATCAATCCACAG ATTCATCTCATACATAGAGACTCCACACCAAGCTTTTTCAAGGCGGTTTTGAAAATGACAGGGGTTGACATTGAGATGGAGTTATTCGGTGATGATGAGAGGATTGCATGGAAAAAGTGGTATCACAAA ATGAATACATCACTGCCACCCATTCAACAA